A genomic segment from Saimiri boliviensis isolate mSaiBol1 chromosome 14, mSaiBol1.pri, whole genome shotgun sequence encodes:
- the PVR gene encoding poliovirus receptor isoform X2, whose amino-acid sequence MAAAWPLLLLALLVLSWSRPGTGDIFLKARDQVHGFLGDSVTLPCHLQLPSTEVTHVSQLTWTRLGDSRSVAVFHHTQGSNYPESERVEFVAARLGAELRDASLRVFELRAEDEGNYTCLFVTSPQGSKSAVTWLRVFAKPQNTAEAQKVQLTREPVPMARCVSTGGRPPARITWHSDLGGTANMSQEPGLLSGTVTVTSLWISVPSSQVDGKNVTCKVEHESFEKPQLLAVNLTVYYPPEVSISGYDGNWYLGQTEASLTCDARGNPEPTGYEWSTTMGPLPPSAVAQGTQLLIQPVDMSINTTFICNVTSALGARQAELTVQVKEGPSSETPGMPGSSILLLILGLLVVLALLGVGLYFYRSRCSRPTAASTWVNRPVFYAPVAKSSQDPQTEGTR is encoded by the exons GAGACATCTTCCTGAAGGCGCGCGACCAGGTGCACGGCTTCTTGGGCGACTCCGTGACGCTGCCCTGCCACCTGCAGCTGCCCAGCACAGAGGTGACGCACGTGTCGCAGCTGACTTGGACGCGGCTCGGTGACTCCCGCAGCGTGGCCGTCTTCCACCATACTCAGGGCTCCAACTACCCGGAGTCTGAACGGGTGGAATTCGTGGCCGCCAGGCTAGGGGCGGAGCTGCGGGATGCCTCGCTGAGGGTGTTCGAGCTGCGCGCCGAGGATGAAGGCAACTACACCTGCCTGTTCGTCACGTCTCCGCAGGGCAGCAAGAGCGCAGTTACCTGGCTCCGAGTGTTCG CCAAGCCCCAGAACacagctgaggctcagaaggTCCAGCTTACCAGAGAGCCTGTGCCCATGGCCCGATGCGTCTCCACAGGCGGTCGCCCGCCCGCCCGAATCACCTGGCACTCAGACCTGGGCGGGACGGCCAATATGAGCCAAGAGCCAGGGCTGCTGTCTGGCACAGTCACCGTCACCAGCCTCTGGATTTCGGTGCCCTCAAGCCAGGTGGATGGCAAGAATGTGACCTGCAAAGTAGAGCACGAGAGCTTCGAGAAGCCTCAGCTGCTGGCTGTGAACCTCACCGTGTACT ATCCCCCAGAGGTATCCATTTCTGGCTATGATGGCAACTGGTACCTCGGCCAgactgaggccagcctgacctGCGACGCTCGCGGCAACCCAGAGCCCACAGGCTATGAGTGGAGCAC GACCATGGGTCCTTTGCCTCCCTCTGCTGTGGCTCAGGGCACCCAGCTCCTCATCCAACCTGTGGACATGTCAATCAATACAACTTTCATCTGCAACGTCACCAGTGCCCTAGGAGCTCGCCAGGCAGAACTGACTGTCCAGGTCAAAG AGGGACCTTCCAGTGAAACCCCAGGCATGCCCGGGAGCAGCATCCTTCTCCTGATTCTGGGACTCCTGGTTGTTCTGGCCCTGCTGGGGGTTGGGCTTTATTTCTATCGGTCCAGATGTTCCC GTCCGACGGCTGCCAGCACCTGGGTTAATAGG CCCGTCTTCTATGCCCCCGTGGCCAAATCTTCCCAGGATCCCCAGACAGAGGGCACAAGGTGA
- the PVR gene encoding poliovirus receptor isoform X1: MAAAWPLLLLALLVLSWSRPGTGDIFLKARDQVHGFLGDSVTLPCHLQLPSTEVTHVSQLTWTRLGDSRSVAVFHHTQGSNYPESERVEFVAARLGAELRDASLRVFELRAEDEGNYTCLFVTSPQGSKSAVTWLRVFAKPQNTAEAQKVQLTREPVPMARCVSTGGRPPARITWHSDLGGTANMSQEPGLLSGTVTVTSLWISVPSSQVDGKNVTCKVEHESFEKPQLLAVNLTVYYPPEVSISGYDGNWYLGQTEASLTCDARGNPEPTGYEWSTTMGPLPPSAVAQGTQLLIQPVDMSINTTFICNVTSALGARQAELTVQVKEGPSSETPGMPGSSILLLILGLLVVLALLGVGLYFYRSRCSPSQPCSFLTTSPPISPGPTAASTWVNRPVFYAPVAKSSQDPQTEGTR; this comes from the exons GAGACATCTTCCTGAAGGCGCGCGACCAGGTGCACGGCTTCTTGGGCGACTCCGTGACGCTGCCCTGCCACCTGCAGCTGCCCAGCACAGAGGTGACGCACGTGTCGCAGCTGACTTGGACGCGGCTCGGTGACTCCCGCAGCGTGGCCGTCTTCCACCATACTCAGGGCTCCAACTACCCGGAGTCTGAACGGGTGGAATTCGTGGCCGCCAGGCTAGGGGCGGAGCTGCGGGATGCCTCGCTGAGGGTGTTCGAGCTGCGCGCCGAGGATGAAGGCAACTACACCTGCCTGTTCGTCACGTCTCCGCAGGGCAGCAAGAGCGCAGTTACCTGGCTCCGAGTGTTCG CCAAGCCCCAGAACacagctgaggctcagaaggTCCAGCTTACCAGAGAGCCTGTGCCCATGGCCCGATGCGTCTCCACAGGCGGTCGCCCGCCCGCCCGAATCACCTGGCACTCAGACCTGGGCGGGACGGCCAATATGAGCCAAGAGCCAGGGCTGCTGTCTGGCACAGTCACCGTCACCAGCCTCTGGATTTCGGTGCCCTCAAGCCAGGTGGATGGCAAGAATGTGACCTGCAAAGTAGAGCACGAGAGCTTCGAGAAGCCTCAGCTGCTGGCTGTGAACCTCACCGTGTACT ATCCCCCAGAGGTATCCATTTCTGGCTATGATGGCAACTGGTACCTCGGCCAgactgaggccagcctgacctGCGACGCTCGCGGCAACCCAGAGCCCACAGGCTATGAGTGGAGCAC GACCATGGGTCCTTTGCCTCCCTCTGCTGTGGCTCAGGGCACCCAGCTCCTCATCCAACCTGTGGACATGTCAATCAATACAACTTTCATCTGCAACGTCACCAGTGCCCTAGGAGCTCGCCAGGCAGAACTGACTGTCCAGGTCAAAG AGGGACCTTCCAGTGAAACCCCAGGCATGCCCGGGAGCAGCATCCTTCTCCTGATTCTGGGACTCCTGGTTGTTCTGGCCCTGCTGGGGGTTGGGCTTTATTTCTATCGGTCCAGATGTTCCC CTTCCCAGCCTTGTTCCTTCCTGACGACTTCCCCTCCTATTTCCCCAGGTCCGACGGCTGCCAGCACCTGGGTTAATAGG CCCGTCTTCTATGCCCCCGTGGCCAAATCTTCCCAGGATCCCCAGACAGAGGGCACAAGGTGA